A section of the Primulina eburnea isolate SZY01 chromosome 1, ASM2296580v1, whole genome shotgun sequence genome encodes:
- the LOC140811456 gene encoding uncharacterized protein, with product MNALFLRELSKTKDVGSSSASQKSVTPAVTTGPKGDCSAAEKKKTGSCSTTGKKPASSPSSPTAAKKKKPGSSSSAPKRASSPPPRAKSPPPSGKQKASTDLSPSAPQHGKRKISEISIVSISSPEGSESDEGPPPEPGVNPLYTSDTAILGRGPTQLAQKIMYQLPSEADATFMSSLGWSALLRRACTSVTEGMIYVEEVAERVKATRSDAYQESREGEALRERLQTTIDEMKVTHANELSESQDQLSESQIECGELSK from the exons ATGAACGCCCTATTTCTCCGTGAACTTTCCAAGACAAAGGACGTGGGTTCCTCATCAGCTTCCCAGAAGTCCGTTACCCCAGCAGTCACGACGGGCCCAAAGGGAGATTGTTCTGCTGCTGAGAAAAAGAAAACAGGTTCCTGCTCTACTACTGGAAAGAAGCCTGCCAGCTCCCCTAGCTCCCCTACTGCTGCGAAGAAGAAGAAGCCAGGCTCCTCTTCTTCCGCCCCAAAGCGAGCCTCCTCTCCACCTCCTCGCGCCAAGTCCCCTCCTCCATCTGGTAAGCAAAAAGCATCAACTGATCTTAGCCCGTCAGCCCCACAGCATGGCAAGCGCAAGATTTCTGAGATTTCTATCGTATCGATTTCTTCTCCAGAGGGGTCCGAGTCAGATGAGGGGCCTCCCCCTGAGCCGGGGGTAAATCCTCTATATACCTCGGATACGGCCATCTTGGGGCGGGGTCCTACTCAATTAGCTCAGAAGATAATGTACCAGCTTCCCTCCGAGGCAGATGCAACGTTCATGAGTTCACTGGGGTGGTCTGCACTCCTTCGCCGGGCATGCACCAGTGTCACTGAG GGCATGATATACGTTGAGGAGGTGGCTGAGCGTGTTAAGGCCACTCGATCTGACGCCTACCAAGAATCACGCGAGGGCGAGGCTCTCCGCGAACGGCTCCAGACTACTATTGACGAGATGAAAGTGACGCATGCTAATGAGCTTTCGGAGTCTCAAGATCAATTGTCGGAGTCCCAGATCGAGTGCGGCGAGCTCTCGAAATAG